Part of the Kordiimonas pumila genome is shown below.
ATGCCGCGCTTAAAGCACTCAAAAACGGTGACATTTTACCCTATGCCAAAATCAAGAAAAAAGTAGAAAAACAACTGGGGGGGCAGGTTGTGGGGTCTAACCTTCGGCGTACCAATAAGGGGTGGCAATATGACCTGCGTGTCAGGCGTGATAACGGCAAGGTTATGGTGGCCATTGTAGACGCTGCCACTGGTGCCATATTGTTAACAAGATAACAGCGATATTCGAGGGAAAAGGGTACTATTATGCGTGTTTTAATCGTTGAAGATGATGAGGCACTGGCAAGCCAGATTAAAGAAAGCTTGCTTGATGTAGGCTATGCTGTTGATGTCTCGCACGACGGTGAAGATGGCCACTTTCTTGGTGATACAGAACCTTATGACGCAGTGGTCCTTGACTTGGGCCTCCCGGTTATGGACGGGAAAAGTGTTTTAAAGCGGTGGCGTGCTGACGGCAAAAAAATGCCTGTACTGTTGCTTACTGCTCGCGATAGCTGGACCGATAAGGTAGAGGGGCTTGATGCTGGCGCAGACGACTATCTGACAAAACCTTTCATTGTTGAAGAGCTGCTTGCTCGCCTGCGCGCTCTTATCCGCCGGTCTGCGGGTCAGTCGAACCCTACGCTTGAATGTGGCCCGGTTTTGCTTGATACCCGAAACGGCAAGGTTACAGTTTCTGGTAGGTCAATAAAGCTAACAGCGCAGGAATTTAAGCTGTTATCGTACCTGATGCACCATGAAGGCAAAGTGATTTCCAGAACAGAACTAACCGAGCATATTTACGATCAGGATTTTGATAGGGATTCAAACACCATTGAAGTGTTTGTAAACCGGATACGCAAAAAAATGGGCGTTAATATCATTGGCACTGTGCGCGGCCTTGGCTATAGGCTGGAAGCGGACGAGGAAGCCTAGTGAAGCCGGGGGCTTGGCAATTTTTCAGCACGCTCACGGGGCGTTTGCTGGTGTCTGCAATTCTGTGGTCATTGGCAGCACTTGCTATTGGTGGCCTTGCCCTTTCTTTTGTGTTTCGTAGTTATGTGCTCTCGGATGTTGATCAGCGCTTATCAATGCTGATTGATACCATGGTTGGTATTAGTGAAATATCCTCTGATGGGGTTTTGCGGTTTAATCGGCCCCTTTTTGACCAGCGTTTTACCACGCCGTATTCCGGGCTTTATTGGCAAATTTCAGAAGAGGGGCAAGATGCCTTTCGCTCGCGTTCATTATGGGACTATGAGCTGGATAATGATCTTGAACATCGCTCCTTCTCTATTCACTTTATTGAGGCTGAAGGCCCAGACGGGCAGCGCCTCAGAATGGCGGAGCGTGACATTATTCTGCCTGAAGCAGACAGGCTGTTTCACTATCAGGTAGCAACAGATATGGTTGAGGTTCAATCTGCGATCGACCGGTTTAACTGGATGCTGGTTGGGGCGCTTGGCCTTATTATGCTTACCGTAACATTAGCGCTGGTTTTGCAGGTAAGCTACGGCCTTAGGCCGCTTCGAAAAATCGGGCGGAGCCTTGCTGAAATCCGGGCGGGTAAAGAAAGCCGAATTGTAGGAAGTTGGCCGCATGATCTAAAGCCGCTTGCGCAGGAAATAAATGCGCTTCTTGACCAGAACGAACAGCTCGTGGACCGCGCCAGAACCCATGTAGGCAATTTGGCGCATGCCCTTAAAACCCCCCTTTCTGTTATCCAGAACGATGTTGAAGGCAAGGGCGATGAGCGTTCCCGCCGGATTGCTGAACAATCAAAACTCATTCTCGATCACATTGACCACCATTTGAAACGCGCCCGTATTGCGGGGGGAGGCTCAGGCAAGGGGTTGCCAATAGCAGAGAGGCTGCAAAAGCTTGTTCGGGCTGTGGAAATTATGACCCGTGACAAGGGCATAACCTACGACTTGACGTGCCCCAAAAACCTTAAATTTGACGGGGAAAAACAAGACTTTGACGAAGTGCTGGGTAATCTGATTGATAATGCGGGCAAGTGGGCAAAGGCACATGTTGTGGTGAAGGCCATAAGCGTAGAAGATAACCGCCGGGCCTTTTTGGAAATCAGGGTAGAGGATGATGGGCCGGGGGTGCCTGTTGGTGAACTGGAAACGCTTTTTGAACGGGGCAGGCGGCTTGATGAGCGTGTGCCGGGCACAGGGCTTGGGCTTTCCATCGTGCGGGATATTGTCGAAATGTACGGCGGTTCAGCACATTTGGACCGGTCTGCTCTTGGTGGGCTAACGGCGATTATTCGGTTGCCCGCAAAAGTAGCCTAGGTGTTTCTTGTGGAACCAATGGCCATTGCTAGCCACCCGACCATTAAAAGCATGCCGCCGACCGGTGTTACCCAGTGAAAGCTACCCAAGCTGCCCGGTCCCATAATGGCACGTATATAAAGGCTACCGGAAAAACATAAAATCCCTGCAATAAACATGAGAGCTGCGGTTGTTGCCGTTCGTTCCTTGCCCCATTTTGCTAGTACGGCGGTGGCTACAAGGGCAAAGGTGTGATAAAAATGAAATTCATTGGCTTGCTGAAAGAAGCCAGCCTCAGCACCGGTCAGGTTAAAGCTATGGCTGCCTGATGCTGCAAGTACTGTAGCCAGAAATCCGCTAACGCCAGCAACTGCTATAATAGAGGGTGCTTTCATCCCGTTATTGTCCTGCCTTTATCATATCTGCGCATTTTTCAGCGATCATAATAGTTGATGCATTTGTATTGCCGCCTATAAGGCGCGGCATCACAGACGCATCTGCAATTCGTAGCCCTTCAATGCCAATCACTTTCAGGTTTGGGTCTACAACACTGCTTTTACTATGTGCTGGCCCCATTGAGCAAGTTCCAACGGGGTGGTAAATTGTCTCAGCCTGTGCGCGAATAGCCTCATTAACTGCGCTATCGTCATCTGGGGCTATTTCATCCCAAGGTGACTTTTCCTTCTCTATTATGGCGTTAAGGCTGTTTTGGCGCATAAGCGCACGCACCATTTTGGCACCGCGCCGCATAACATTTATGTCTTCCGGCGCAGAAAGATAGTTGGGGTCAATGCGTGCAGGGGCACGGGGGTCGCAGCTGTTAAGGCTAATCGTACCACGGCTGTGAGGCCGCAACTGGCAAATGTGAATGCCAAACCCATGTTCCTTGGGGCGCGATAAACCATGTGGTTTGTTCGCCATTGCCAGCATAATATGAAGCTGAATGTCAGGGCGTTCCAGTGCTTTGTCTGTTTTCAAAAAGCCGCCAACGGGTGTGATACAATCTGATATAACACCCGGTTTTTTCATAAACCATTTCGCGAGTTCGGTAAAAGCTTTGAGCGGTGCATTATATTTTATCACAGAAAGGGGGGCATTTAAGTGGGCATAAAGGGTTAGGTCCAGGTGGTCCTGTAGGTTTTTCCCGACACCCGGTAATTCATGAAGAACGGGTAAGCCGACGTTCTGAATATCAACGGGGTCACCAATACCTGACAATTGTAGAACCTGCGGGCTATTAACAGCGCCGCCGCATAAGATAATTTCCCTGCCGGCCTGCCAAGTTTCGGTTTGATTGTTTCTGAAAACCTCCACCCCTGTTACTTTACGGCCCTGAAGTAACATACGCTGTACGTGCGCACCTGTTATAACAGTAAGGTTTTTCCTGTTAGCTGCAGGGTGTATATAAGCTTTGGCAGCACTTTGGCGGCGGCCCTTTTTGATGGTCTGATCATACCAGCCAACACCTTCTTGGGTCGGGCCATTAAAATCATCCGTGTAGGGCAAGCCCATCTCTTTAGCGGCCTTAAGAAAAGCTATATTCAAAGGGCTTGCAGAAGTGTGCTGGCTGGTTTTTAACGGCCCATCTGAATTATGAAAGGCGTCATTTTCTCTATCGCTACCTTCAGACTTTTTAAAGTATGGCAGTAGTTCATCAAAGGACCAGCCGGTACAGCCCATCTGGGCCCATTCATCATAGTCTCGGCTATTACCGCGCACGTATAGCAGGCCGTTAATAGCAGATGATCCGCCCAGTACTTTGCCGCGCGGCCAATACAGGCTTCGGCCCTGTAGGTGTTTTTGCGGTACTGTCCAATAGCTCCAGTTAAGTTTGTTGGGGGGTACAACATTTATGATCATGCCGGGCATGGAAATGTTGAGCGAGGTATCGCGGTCCCCAGCTTCAAGCAGTAAAACACTTACCGATCTGTTTTCACTCAGGCGGGCGGCAAGTGCGCATCCTGCCGACCCTGCACCGATGATTATGTAATCATAAATCTTTGTGTTCATTTACGAAATTTCTTTTAACGTAATGGGTAGGCCATCTACGGGCTTGATCAGCGGTAAAATCTGGAACTTGGTTTCATACCCTTGTGGCAACACAATTTCATAGTTTGGTAAAAGGTGTGTCATGATAACCTTTGCCTGCATGTAAGCAAAGTGAAGGCCAAGGCACATATGGGCACCGCCGCCAAAGGGAACCCATGCAAACTTGTGGCGCTCTTTCGCGCCACCTTCTGGCGAAAACCGCATTGGGTCAAACTCTTTGGCATTTTCCCAAACAGATTCAAGGCGGTGCGTGGCAACCGTACTGATGCCAATGTTAGTGCCTGCCGGAATGCGGTGGCCCTGAAATTCTACATCACGTACCGTTTTGCGCGGCATGGCGGGCACTGGCGGGTTAATACGAAGGGCTTCTTTAAAAGCAAACTCTGTGAGTTCCAGTTTCCCCATTAGTTCGTACGGCAGCTTGCCATCATTTAGGCCTAGTTCATTGATTTCATTTCGTAATTTTTGCTGCCATTCGGGATGCCTGCCCAGTTCGTAAACAAGTGTGGTAACGGAACTGGTGACAGTGTCGTGGGCGGCCATCCACAGAAAATTCATATGGTCAATAATTTCACGGTCCGTAAAATGTTTTCCGTTTTCATCTGTGGCTTGGCAAAGCTGTGTGAAAATATCTGTACCTGCCGTTTTCCGCCGTTTTTCTATCTGATCACCAAGGTATTTGATCATGAATTTGCGGCTTTTTACACCTTTCCACATGAGGGTGCCTGGGATGGGAATACGCACAATACCCACGGCTGCGGCCACCATATTCGTGAGGGCTTCGTTCACTTTGGCGCTTTCATCTCCGGGTTCAAGCCCCAGAAAAACCGTGGTCGCCATATCAAGGGAAAGCTGTTTGATGGCAGGGTAGAATGCGAAATTTTTCTTTTTACCCCAATCGCTTATGCGCTCTGGCATGGCATCGTTCAGGCGTTCAAGATAGCCTTTCATTGGCCCGGTTTTAAAGGCAGCCCCCATAACATGGCGGTGAGCTTTGTGTTCGTCAAAGTCCATGAGCATTAAACCACGGGGGAATAGCTTGGCAAGATAGGGCGCCCAGCCCATTTCACTGGAGAAATTTTTGCCTTTGTCCATCAAGACAAATTCATTCGCATCAGGGCCTATCATATTGATACTATTATTGAAAAATACATTATTACGGTAAACTAAGCCGTATTTATCCTGCATTTCCTTGCCGTAAGCTGCAGGATCCTTTAGAAGCTTTAGCGTATTGCCAAAGAAAGGTAGGCCGCTTTCCCCCGGAATATCCATTATACTGGCGGGGCGCTGTTTTCCCACCTGTGATTCTGTGTTGGGTGAAGGCATTTCTTTGGTTCCTTCTTGAAGTAAAACAAAGGCTTAATAGCAAGCTCTTAGTTTATTGATAAAATTATCAATAGGTATCATACCCGCCTCCACCCGGTGTTTCAACCACGATTATATCACCGGGCTTAACATGGGTGCTGTCAGATGCCGCGAGCAGTGTTTTGTGTGCCATGTCTGTGCCAAATTTGTGCCAAATCTGCGCCAAATCTGTGCCATTTGTGCCATCTGTGCCAGCGGTATATAGCACAGTGGCTTTGCCAGGTTTACCGGGTTTGCCGCCCCTCAAGCCAGGTGGGCCGTCTGCCCGCTGACTGGAGAGAATGGCAACTTCCATCGGCTCTAAAAATGTTATGACCCTGCATGCCCCATTGCCGCCTTTCCATTTACCTTCGCCGCCACTCTCTAGCCGAATGGAAAACTCTTCCAGCCGCACCGGATAGCGCCACTCTAGCACCTCTGGGTCGGTTAACCGGCTGTTGGTCATATGCGACTGAATAGTATCGCAGCCATCAAAGCCCGGCCCGGCGCCCGTGCCGCCTGCGATAGTTTCATAATATTGGTACCGCTCGTTGCCAAATGTTAGATTATTCATGGTACCTTGCGAGGCGGCTACGGCACCGGCTGCCAGAAACAGTGCGTTGGTGACAGCCTGACTTGTCTCCACATTGCCTGCAACAACGGCGGCGGGGGGGCCAGGGTTGAGCATGGAGCCTTCTGGTACGATTAAATGAAGCGGTTTCATGCAACCTGCATTAAGGGGGATGTTAGCCCCGGTTAATACCCTGAAAACATAAAGAACGGCTGCTTTTGTAACAGCAAGTGGGGCGTTAAAATTATTGGCAAGGGTAGGGCTGGTGCCAGTGAAATCGACAACAGCGGTGCGTGATGTTGCATCGGGTGCTATTGTCACACGAATAACACCGCCGCAATCCATGGGGTAGGTGCAGGTCCCTTCCTTCAGTGTTTCAATAACACGGCGGACGGCTTCTTCTGCATTATCCTGCACATGGCCCATATAGGCAGTAACTGTTGCATGGCCATAATGAGCAACAAGTGCCTTAACCCCTGATGCCCCGCGCCTGTTGGCTGCAATCTGGGCTTTAAGGTCAGCAATATTCTGGTCTATATTGCGGGCGGGGTATGGCCCTGAGGCAAGCGCCGCTCTCACTTCAGGTTCAGCTAGCTGCCCCGATTTTACAAGGTGAAAGTTGGTGAAGCGAATGCCTTCTTCCGCAATGGTTTTTGAGTGGGGCGGCATGGAGCCAGGGCTGATGCCGCCAACATCTGAATGGTGCCCGCGTGATGCCACAAAAAAATCAGGTTCTTTACTGGTTTTGTTCAGAAACACTGGGGTGATAACTGTAATATCAGGTAAATGGGTGCCGCCAGCGTAGGGGTCGTTCACCATAAAGACATCGCCGTCCTGAATACTTGCACGGCGGACTTTCAGGATAGCTTTTACACTTTCGCCCATGCTGCCAAGGTGTACAGGCATGTGCGGGGCATTGGCAATAAGGTTGCCGTCTGCATCAAACACAGCACACGAAAAATCAAGCCGTTCTTTCACGTTCACAGAACGGGCCGTTTTTGCCAGAACACCGCCCATTTCTTCTGCGACTGACATAAAAAGGTTATTGAAAACCTCCAGCATTATGGGGTCGAGCGCAGTACCTGTATGCTGGTTAGGCCTGATATGTTCAATTTCAGACAGGATCAATGTATCATTTTTTGTCAGCACAGCTTGCCAGCCGGGTTCAATCATGGTGGTGCCGCCCTCTTCCAAAATAATGGCTGGGCCGATGATGGCTGTATTGGGCTTTAGGGTTGCTCTGCGATAAATAGTTGCGACATGGCTTTGAGCGCCGGAATACAGCGTACATTTGGTTTCAGCATGCTTGCTTGTACCCTGTGCTGTTAGCTTTAAGGTTGTAGCACTTGCTCTGTGCACTGCCTCTGCTTGTACAGACTGGACTATGATATCTGTATCTTTGCTGACAAAGCCAAACTGCTGGTCGTGTGCCTTTTCAAAGGCTGTTATAATTTCCTGTGTGCTACCATGGGGTACCGTAAGGGCTGTATCACTACCATCGTATTTCACCTGAACATACGGATAGGTGATAATCTGTTCTTTAGAGATCCCTTGTGCGGCAAGTTTTGCTTTGCTGCTACGGGATACGGTTTTAACAGCAGCGCCAATTGTCTTTGCCTTTTTTACAGAGCATTCGAGGGCTTGTTCCGTAATGACGCT
Proteins encoded:
- a CDS encoding PepSY domain-containing protein, producing MKTISNFLRMGMVAFALLIAGAGTSMPVFAFDDQDAALKALKNGDILPYAKIKKKVEKQLGGQVVGSNLRRTNKGWQYDLRVRRDNGKVMVAIVDAATGAILLTR
- a CDS encoding response regulator transcription factor, with amino-acid sequence MRVLIVEDDEALASQIKESLLDVGYAVDVSHDGEDGHFLGDTEPYDAVVLDLGLPVMDGKSVLKRWRADGKKMPVLLLTARDSWTDKVEGLDAGADDYLTKPFIVEELLARLRALIRRSAGQSNPTLECGPVLLDTRNGKVTVSGRSIKLTAQEFKLLSYLMHHEGKVISRTELTEHIYDQDFDRDSNTIEVFVNRIRKKMGVNIIGTVRGLGYRLEADEEA
- a CDS encoding hydantoinase B/oxoprolinase family protein, which gives rise to MSKKWQFWVDRGGTFTDVIARAPNGTLTSHKYLSENPERYRDAAVFAMREILGVAPDAPFPSDRVKAIKMGTTVATNALLERRGEPTLLVVTKGFKDALLIGQQHRPDLFALGPKRPAPLYDKVVEVTERISADGKLVTPLDEADAKNALIKAFKEGLRSIAICLMHGYRFTDHEAKLAELAHSIGYTQISASHTVSPLMKFIPRGDTTVADAYLSPILMRYVAQIRSEIGDTPLYFMQSSGGLVEATSFSGKDAVLSGPAGGIVGAAKTAERANIQHILGFDMGGTSTDVSHYSGTYERVQDSVVAGVRLNAPMMDIHTVAAGGGSICRFEGGRFQVGPQSAGANPGPASYGRGGPITVTDCNVLLGKLQPDLFPAVFGPKGDQQLNRQATKKGFAEIADQIEAETGTRPALETIAEGFLAVAVEHMARAIKRVSVERGHDIKGHALLSFGGAGGQHACLVAASLGITKVIIPPFSGVLSALGMGIAEQSVITEQALECSVKKAKTIGAAVKTVSRSSKAKLAAQGISKEQIITYPYVQVKYDGSDTALTVPHGSTQEIITAFEKAHDQQFGFVSKDTDIIVQSVQAEAVHRASATTLKLTAQGTSKHAETKCTLYSGAQSHVATIYRRATLKPNTAIIGPAIILEEGGTTMIEPGWQAVLTKNDTLILSEIEHIRPNQHTGTALDPIMLEVFNNLFMSVAEEMGGVLAKTARSVNVKERLDFSCAVFDADGNLIANAPHMPVHLGSMGESVKAILKVRRASIQDGDVFMVNDPYAGGTHLPDITVITPVFLNKTSKEPDFFVASRGHHSDVGGISPGSMPPHSKTIAEEGIRFTNFHLVKSGQLAEPEVRAALASGPYPARNIDQNIADLKAQIAANRRGASGVKALVAHYGHATVTAYMGHVQDNAEEAVRRVIETLKEGTCTYPMDCGGVIRVTIAPDATSRTAVVDFTGTSPTLANNFNAPLAVTKAAVLYVFRVLTGANIPLNAGCMKPLHLIVPEGSMLNPGPPAAVVAGNVETSQAVTNALFLAAGAVAASQGTMNNLTFGNERYQYYETIAGGTGAGPGFDGCDTIQSHMTNSRLTDPEVLEWRYPVRLEEFSIRLESGGEGKWKGGNGACRVITFLEPMEVAILSSQRADGPPGLRGGKPGKPGKATVLYTAGTDGTNGTDLAQIWHKFGTDMAHKTLLAASDSTHVKPGDIIVVETPGGGGYDTY
- a CDS encoding DUF423 domain-containing protein is translated as MKAPSIIAVAGVSGFLATVLAASGSHSFNLTGAEAGFFQQANEFHFYHTFALVATAVLAKWGKERTATTAALMFIAGILCFSGSLYIRAIMGPGSLGSFHWVTPVGGMLLMVGWLAMAIGSTRNT
- a CDS encoding GMC family oxidoreductase; its protein translation is MNTKIYDYIIIGAGSAGCALAARLSENRSVSVLLLEAGDRDTSLNISMPGMIINVVPPNKLNWSYWTVPQKHLQGRSLYWPRGKVLGGSSAINGLLYVRGNSRDYDEWAQMGCTGWSFDELLPYFKKSEGSDRENDAFHNSDGPLKTSQHTSASPLNIAFLKAAKEMGLPYTDDFNGPTQEGVGWYDQTIKKGRRQSAAKAYIHPAANRKNLTVITGAHVQRMLLQGRKVTGVEVFRNNQTETWQAGREIILCGGAVNSPQVLQLSGIGDPVDIQNVGLPVLHELPGVGKNLQDHLDLTLYAHLNAPLSVIKYNAPLKAFTELAKWFMKKPGVISDCITPVGGFLKTDKALERPDIQLHIMLAMANKPHGLSRPKEHGFGIHICQLRPHSRGTISLNSCDPRAPARIDPNYLSAPEDINVMRRGAKMVRALMRQNSLNAIIEKEKSPWDEIAPDDDSAVNEAIRAQAETIYHPVGTCSMGPAHSKSSVVDPNLKVIGIEGLRIADASVMPRLIGGNTNASTIMIAEKCADMIKAGQ
- a CDS encoding cytochrome P450; this encodes MPSPNTESQVGKQRPASIMDIPGESGLPFFGNTLKLLKDPAAYGKEMQDKYGLVYRNNVFFNNSINMIGPDANEFVLMDKGKNFSSEMGWAPYLAKLFPRGLMLMDFDEHKAHRHVMGAAFKTGPMKGYLERLNDAMPERISDWGKKKNFAFYPAIKQLSLDMATTVFLGLEPGDESAKVNEALTNMVAAAVGIVRIPIPGTLMWKGVKSRKFMIKYLGDQIEKRRKTAGTDIFTQLCQATDENGKHFTDREIIDHMNFLWMAAHDTVTSSVTTLVYELGRHPEWQQKLRNEINELGLNDGKLPYELMGKLELTEFAFKEALRINPPVPAMPRKTVRDVEFQGHRIPAGTNIGISTVATHRLESVWENAKEFDPMRFSPEGGAKERHKFAWVPFGGGAHMCLGLHFAYMQAKVIMTHLLPNYEIVLPQGYETKFQILPLIKPVDGLPITLKEIS
- a CDS encoding ATP-binding protein, whose amino-acid sequence is MKPGAWQFFSTLTGRLLVSAILWSLAALAIGGLALSFVFRSYVLSDVDQRLSMLIDTMVGISEISSDGVLRFNRPLFDQRFTTPYSGLYWQISEEGQDAFRSRSLWDYELDNDLEHRSFSIHFIEAEGPDGQRLRMAERDIILPEADRLFHYQVATDMVEVQSAIDRFNWMLVGALGLIMLTVTLALVLQVSYGLRPLRKIGRSLAEIRAGKESRIVGSWPHDLKPLAQEINALLDQNEQLVDRARTHVGNLAHALKTPLSVIQNDVEGKGDERSRRIAEQSKLILDHIDHHLKRARIAGGGSGKGLPIAERLQKLVRAVEIMTRDKGITYDLTCPKNLKFDGEKQDFDEVLGNLIDNAGKWAKAHVVVKAISVEDNRRAFLEIRVEDDGPGVPVGELETLFERGRRLDERVPGTGLGLSIVRDIVEMYGGSAHLDRSALGGLTAIIRLPAKVA